A genomic segment from Salvia splendens isolate huo1 chromosome 13, SspV2, whole genome shotgun sequence encodes:
- the LOC121760670 gene encoding dirigent protein 22-like, protein MSTFSILLALSITILLHLVQCHIIDGHSDLNLVELKLDQIALKQKLSRFRIYWHDIPTRNPPSSIPIVKPVTKTGFGQVNMIDNPLTLGPELSSKAVGKAQGFYGMASQEELGLLMAMNFFFTTGKYNGSTITILGRNVVFDRVREMPVIGGSGLFRWARGYVQARTHDFDLKSGAATVEYTIYVMHY, encoded by the coding sequence ATGAGCACCTTCTCAATTCTCCTTGCTCTCTCCATCACCATCCTCCTACACTTGGTGCAATGTCACATCATTGATGGACACAGCGACCTCAATCTGGTCGAGCTCAAGCTCGACCAGATTGCTCTGAAGCAGAAGCTAAGTCGCTTCCGCATCTATTGGCACGACATCCCAACAAGGAACCCCCCTTCATCAATACCCATCGTGAAGCCCGTTACTAAAACGGGATTCGGGCAAGTCAACATGATCGACAACCCGCTAACTCTAGGGCCCGAACTAAGCTCGAAGGCAGTCGGAAAAGCCCAAGGGTTCTATGGGATGGCTTCACAAGAGGAGCTTGGGCTATTGATGGCTATGAACTTCTTCTTCACAACCGGGAAGTACAATGGAAGCACCATTACTATTTTGGGAAGGAATGTTGTGTTTGATCGCGTTAGAGAAATGCCGGTCATTGGCGGTTCCGGGCTTTTTCGTTGGGCCCGTGGCTATGTGCAGGCCCGAACCCATGATTTTGACCTCAAGAGTGGGGCTGCCACGGTTGAGTACACAATTTATGTGATGCATTATTGA